Proteins from one Mycobacterium sp. HUMS_12744610 genomic window:
- a CDS encoding LLM class F420-dependent oxidoreductase, giving the protein MTEAVSLKPELGRFGVWLPTRSITPELAGAIESLGYGAAWIGGSPDAELAWVDPALAQTASLQLATGIVNIWSAPAREVAESFQRIESAHPGRFLLGIGVGHREHTQEYVKPYDALAGYLDKLDAAPVPTSRRVLAALGPRVLRLAAERSAGAHPYLTTPEHTAKARELLGNSVFLAPEHKVVLSTDAEEARAVGRRFLEHYLGLSNYVNNWLRMGFTEADVRKPGSDRLIDAVVAHGSPEAVVHRLVEHLEAGADHVAIQVLGGWNEETLIPALTELAGPLGLTPPN; this is encoded by the coding sequence ATGACCGAGGCGGTTTCACTCAAGCCCGAGCTGGGCCGGTTCGGCGTGTGGCTTCCCACCCGGTCGATCACGCCCGAGCTGGCCGGGGCGATCGAATCGCTCGGCTACGGCGCGGCGTGGATCGGCGGGTCACCGGACGCGGAACTCGCCTGGGTCGACCCGGCGCTGGCGCAGACCGCCTCGCTGCAACTGGCCACCGGGATCGTCAACATCTGGTCGGCGCCGGCACGCGAGGTCGCCGAGTCCTTCCAGCGCATCGAGAGCGCGCATCCGGGGCGATTCCTGCTGGGCATCGGGGTGGGTCATCGCGAACACACGCAGGAGTACGTGAAGCCCTACGACGCGCTGGCCGGTTACCTCGACAAACTCGACGCGGCGCCGGTCCCGACCAGCCGCCGGGTGCTGGCGGCGCTCGGACCGCGGGTGCTGCGGCTGGCGGCCGAGCGCAGTGCCGGCGCCCATCCGTACCTGACCACGCCCGAGCACACGGCCAAGGCGCGCGAGCTGCTCGGCAATTCGGTGTTCCTGGCCCCCGAGCACAAGGTGGTGCTCAGCACCGACGCCGAGGAAGCCCGCGCCGTCGGCCGCCGCTTCCTCGAGCACTACCTGGGCCTGAGCAACTACGTCAACAACTGGCTGCGGATGGGCTTCACCGAGGCCGACGTCCGCAAGCCCGGCAGCGACAGGCTCATCGACGCGGTGGTGGCCCACGGCAGCCCCGAGGCCGTCGTGCACCGCCTGGTCGAACACCTGGAGGCCGGCGCCGATCACGTGGCGATCCAGGTGCTGGGTGGCTGGAACGAAGAAACCCTGATACCTGCGCTGACCGAATTGGCCGGACCACTGGGGCTGACTCCCCCCAACTGA
- a CDS encoding LLM class F420-dependent oxidoreductase, whose translation MTDPASKPELGRFGSFGRGVTPQQAKDIEALGYGAVWVGGSPPAELAWVEPILAATTTLQVATGIVNIWTAAAGPVAESFHRIEAAYPGRFLLGIGVGHPEAHTEYRKPYNALVEYLDSLDAHGVPPDRRVVAALGPRVLKLSAQRSAGAHPYLTTPEHTAQARELIGASGFPEAFLAPEHKVVLTTDTEKARAVGRRALDIYFDLANYRNSWRRLGFSAEEVTRPGSDRLVDALVAYGTPEQIAARLRKHLDAGADHVPVQILTEDENLVSALAELAGPLGLTVA comes from the coding sequence ATGACCGATCCAGCGAGCAAGCCCGAGTTAGGCCGGTTCGGATCGTTCGGACGCGGCGTCACGCCACAGCAGGCCAAGGACATCGAGGCCCTGGGCTACGGCGCGGTCTGGGTCGGCGGTTCCCCACCCGCCGAGCTGGCCTGGGTGGAGCCGATCCTGGCCGCCACCACCACGCTGCAGGTGGCCACCGGCATCGTCAACATCTGGACGGCGGCCGCCGGACCGGTGGCCGAATCGTTCCACCGCATCGAGGCCGCCTACCCCGGGCGCTTCCTGTTGGGGATCGGGGTCGGCCATCCCGAGGCGCACACCGAATACCGCAAGCCCTACAACGCGCTGGTGGAGTACCTGGACTCACTCGACGCGCACGGCGTGCCCCCCGACCGCCGGGTGGTGGCGGCCCTGGGCCCGCGCGTGCTCAAGCTTTCCGCGCAACGCAGCGCCGGGGCGCATCCCTACCTCACCACCCCCGAGCACACCGCGCAGGCCCGGGAACTGATCGGCGCCTCGGGCTTTCCGGAGGCGTTCCTGGCGCCCGAACACAAGGTGGTGCTGACCACCGACACCGAGAAAGCCCGCGCGGTGGGGCGCAGGGCACTCGACATCTACTTCGATCTCGCCAACTACCGCAACAGCTGGAGGCGGCTGGGCTTCTCCGCGGAAGAGGTCACCCGCCCGGGCAGCGACCGGCTGGTCGACGCCCTGGTGGCCTACGGCACGCCGGAACAGATCGCGGCGCGGCTGCGCAAGCACCTCGACGCGGGGGCCGACCACGTTCCCGTGCAGATCCTGACCGAAGATGAAAACCTGGTGTCGGCTCTCGCCGAGTTGGCGGGGCCGCTCGGGCTGACCGTAGCGTGA
- the infA gene encoding translation initiation factor IF-1 codes for MAKKDGAIEVEGRVVEPLPNAMFRIELENGHKVLAHISGKMRQHYIRILPEDRVVVELSPYDLSRGRIVYRYK; via the coding sequence ATGGCCAAGAAGGACGGCGCCATAGAGGTCGAGGGCCGCGTGGTCGAGCCCCTACCCAATGCGATGTTCCGCATTGAGCTGGAGAACGGCCACAAGGTGCTCGCCCACATCAGCGGCAAGATGCGGCAGCACTACATCCGCATCCTGCCCGAGGACCGGGTGGTGGTGGAGTTGTCTCCCTACGACCTGTCCCGGGGCCGCATCGTGTACCGGTACAAGTGA
- the rfbB gene encoding dTDP-glucose 4,6-dehydratase, with protein MRLLVTGGAGFIGANFVHATVREHPEDSVTVLDALTYAGRRESLAGVEDSIRFVEGDVSDAELVSRLVAESDAVVHFAAETHVDNSLEDPGTSLQSNVVGTYVILEAVRRHGVRLHHISTDEVYGDLELGEPQRFTDSTPYNPSSPYSATKAASDLLVRAWVRSYGVRATISNCSNNYGPYQHVEKFIPRQITNVLTGRRPKLYGAGTNVRDWIHVEDHNSAVRRILDKGENGRTYLIAAEGERDNLTVMRTILQMMGHDPDDFDHVPDRAGHDVRYAIDPTSLHNELGWAPKHANFEAGLRATIDWYRENESWWRPLKDGAEARYEERGQ; from the coding sequence ATGCGGCTACTGGTCACCGGCGGCGCCGGCTTCATCGGCGCCAATTTCGTGCACGCCACCGTGCGCGAACACCCCGAGGATTCCGTGACGGTGCTCGACGCCCTGACCTACGCCGGCCGGCGTGAGTCGCTGGCCGGCGTCGAGGACTCGATCCGGTTCGTCGAGGGCGACGTCAGCGATGCCGAGCTGGTCAGCCGGCTGGTCGCCGAGTCCGACGCCGTGGTGCACTTCGCCGCCGAGACCCACGTCGACAACTCGCTGGAAGACCCGGGCACGTCGCTGCAGAGCAACGTGGTGGGTACCTACGTCATCCTCGAGGCGGTGCGACGGCACGGAGTGCGCCTGCACCACATCTCCACCGACGAGGTCTACGGCGACCTGGAGCTCGGCGAGCCGCAGCGGTTCACCGACTCCACGCCGTACAACCCCTCGAGCCCCTACTCCGCGACCAAGGCCGCCAGCGACCTGCTGGTCCGGGCCTGGGTGCGGTCCTACGGAGTGCGCGCGACGATCTCCAACTGCTCCAACAACTACGGGCCGTATCAGCACGTGGAGAAGTTCATCCCGCGCCAGATCACCAACGTGCTGACCGGGCGCCGCCCGAAGCTGTACGGAGCGGGCACCAACGTCCGGGACTGGATCCACGTCGAGGACCACAACAGCGCGGTGCGGCGGATCCTGGACAAGGGCGAGAACGGCCGCACCTACCTGATCGCCGCCGAGGGCGAGCGCGACAACCTAACGGTGATGCGCACGATCCTGCAGATGATGGGACACGACCCCGACGACTTCGACCACGTCCCCGACCGCGCAGGCCACGACGTGCGGTACGCCATCGACCCGACGTCGTTGCACAACGAATTGGGTTGGGCGCCCAAGCATGCCAACTTCGAGGCGGGCCTGCGGGCCACCATCGACTGGTACCGCGAGAACGAATCGTGGTGGCGGCCGCTCAAGGACGGTGCCGAAGCCCGCTACGAGGAGCGTGGTCAGTGA
- a CDS encoding PecA family PE domain-processing aspartic protease, protein MLWGNGGTGGFGGTGGAGGAGGNALLFGNGGTGGQGGTFTVSPDTAGGRGGVGGTGGLLWGNGGDGGIGGPYASGGAGGNAQWFGDGGTGGMGGALGNGGVGGNGGLLIGDGGGGGTGGVVSGIGGSGGPGSGQLWGHSGATGADGGPATVTLTMHGTRPTLQVSVNGGPTVQATVDTGSDALLFAPQAVNLNSLGTPLAEGLTYNFGVPGDQTVVTYNLYGASLNFGHGMLTQTMAVGVISSEVHNGRPVAPETLIGVGANARSGVPFATTAVQDLPTQLNQGLLINEPRGYFQFASTNPLPSFANVPGSPITSNLQVQVNNSDLQSAPGAFIDTGGVAGRVPSNLLPDPLNQLAPGTPLPAGTKIIVEAVNGGQATVLYEQVTGTGSAAPIVTSANAGFNTGNYIFEQMPIYLSYNPTGTGTTYFDSLS, encoded by the coding sequence TTGCTGTGGGGCAACGGCGGCACCGGCGGTTTCGGCGGGACGGGCGGGGCCGGCGGCGCCGGTGGCAACGCGCTGCTCTTCGGCAACGGCGGTACCGGCGGCCAGGGCGGGACCTTCACGGTGAGCCCGGATACCGCTGGCGGCAGAGGCGGTGTCGGGGGCACCGGGGGCTTGCTGTGGGGTAACGGCGGCGACGGCGGTATCGGCGGACCCTACGCATCCGGCGGCGCCGGCGGCAACGCGCAATGGTTCGGTGACGGCGGCACGGGCGGAATGGGTGGGGCACTCGGGAATGGCGGGGTCGGCGGCAACGGCGGGCTCCTAATAGGCGACGGTGGCGGCGGCGGGACCGGCGGCGTCGTGTCCGGTATCGGCGGCAGCGGCGGCCCCGGCAGCGGCCAATTGTGGGGCCACTCGGGGGCGACCGGCGCCGATGGAGGCCCAGCAACCGTGACCCTGACGATGCACGGCACCCGCCCCACTTTGCAGGTGTCGGTGAACGGCGGACCGACGGTGCAAGCAACCGTCGATACCGGATCCGACGCGCTCTTGTTCGCACCCCAGGCCGTCAACCTGAATTCCCTCGGCACGCCGCTCGCGGAGGGTCTGACCTACAACTTCGGCGTGCCGGGTGACCAGACGGTCGTTACTTACAACCTGTATGGAGCCTCACTGAATTTCGGGCATGGGATGCTCACCCAGACAATGGCTGTTGGCGTCATCAGTTCCGAGGTGCACAACGGACGACCCGTCGCCCCCGAGACGCTGATCGGTGTTGGCGCCAACGCGCGCAGCGGCGTCCCATTTGCCACCACCGCCGTACAGGATCTGCCGACCCAGCTCAATCAGGGCCTGCTCATCAACGAGCCCCGCGGCTACTTCCAGTTCGCCAGCACCAACCCGCTGCCAAGCTTTGCCAATGTTCCAGGATCACCCATCACCAGTAACTTGCAGGTGCAGGTAAACAACAGCGATCTGCAAAGTGCCCCCGGCGCATTTATCGACACCGGCGGAGTTGCGGGGAGAGTCCCGAGCAACCTGCTCCCCGACCCGCTCAATCAGCTTGCGCCCGGCACCCCGCTGCCGGCGGGGACGAAAATCATCGTGGAGGCCGTCAACGGCGGTCAAGCGACCGTGCTCTACGAGCAGGTCACCGGCACCGGTTCAGCTGCACCGATTGTCACGTCGGCCAACGCAGGCTTCAACACGGGCAACTACATCTTCGAGCAGATGCCGATCTACCTCTCCTACAACCCCACCGGGACCGGGACAACCTACTTCGACAGCCTCTCCTGA
- the rfbC gene encoding dTDP-4-dehydrorhamnose 3,5-epimerase has protein sequence MKVRELDIPGAWEITPTIHGDSRGLFFEWLKDRDFTGFAGHRLDVRQANCSVSSAGVLRGLHFAQVPPSQAKYVTCVRGSVFDVVVDVRLGSPTFGKWDSVLLDDSERRTIYISEGLAHGFLALQANSTIMYLCSSEYNPEREHTISATDPALGIDWPLVDGAAPSLSDRDAAAPSFDEVRASGVLPTWEESRAFIDGLRNG, from the coding sequence GTGAAGGTTCGCGAACTCGACATCCCCGGCGCGTGGGAGATCACCCCGACCATTCACGGCGACTCTCGCGGGTTGTTCTTCGAATGGCTCAAGGACCGCGACTTCACCGGCTTCGCCGGTCACCGCCTGGACGTCCGGCAGGCCAACTGCTCGGTCTCCTCGGCCGGTGTGCTGCGCGGCCTGCACTTCGCCCAGGTGCCCCCGAGCCAGGCCAAGTACGTGACGTGCGTGCGGGGCTCGGTGTTCGACGTCGTCGTCGACGTCCGGCTGGGCTCACCGACGTTCGGGAAATGGGACTCGGTCCTGCTCGACGACTCCGAACGCCGCACCATCTACATCTCCGAAGGACTGGCGCACGGTTTTCTTGCCCTGCAAGCCAATTCGACGATCATGTACCTGTGCTCCTCCGAGTACAACCCGGAGCGCGAGCACACCATCAGCGCGACCGATCCGGCGCTGGGGATCGACTGGCCGTTGGTCGACGGGGCGGCTCCCAGCCTGTCGGACCGGGACGCCGCGGCCCCCAGCTTCGACGAGGTGCGCGCGTCCGGGGTGCTGCCCACCTGGGAGGAGAGCCGGGCCTTCATCGACGGCCTGCGAAACGGATAA
- a CDS encoding PecA family PE domain-processing aspartic protease, producing the protein MSLVMAVPEFLADAADDLATLSSALDAAHAAAAGPTTRILSAAADEVSTMAAQVFSLHAARFQALGARAAAFLDQHVQALQAAADGYANTEAASVPQLLLELVNAPTNTLLGRPLIGNGANGYTTNQGVGTPGQAGGILYGNGGNGGNSTGLGATGGAGGSAGLWGNGGNGGTGGPNAAGGAAGRGGLLFGASGLAGAAGPTVPVTSVPLSYQGGRLIADVSIAGGPSVPVIVDTGSMGLIVPPQDVNAQNLGAITGFSSVTYGEPGNYLTEYYDTYSAPINFGNGYVTAPTTVAVVTSVVSNGYTYSASQAPAILGVGVNAGGPLGTSPVTALPGSLGRGVLLDEPSGVMEFGANPLPSYGSVTGAPVTTLDVKINGGTMQSTGDAFIDSGGLYGAVPTALNPPTDAYGYVQPGTQISVYNTGGTLLYSTTTASQQMSVVSSAAGGDFNTGVTPFLEDPIYLSYTTPGGSISFDT; encoded by the coding sequence ATGTCGTTGGTGATGGCGGTGCCGGAATTCCTGGCCGACGCGGCAGACGATCTGGCGACGCTGAGCTCCGCGCTCGATGCGGCCCACGCGGCGGCCGCCGGCCCCACGACGCGAATACTGTCGGCCGCCGCCGATGAGGTGTCCACGATGGCTGCGCAGGTGTTTTCCCTGCATGCGGCGCGGTTCCAGGCGTTGGGCGCCCGCGCCGCGGCTTTCCTCGACCAGCACGTGCAGGCGCTGCAGGCGGCCGCGGACGGCTATGCCAACACCGAGGCGGCCAGCGTCCCGCAACTGCTGCTGGAGCTGGTCAACGCGCCCACCAACACGTTGCTCGGGCGTCCGCTGATCGGCAACGGCGCCAACGGATACACCACCAACCAGGGCGTGGGAACGCCGGGCCAAGCAGGCGGAATCCTCTACGGCAACGGCGGCAACGGCGGGAACAGCACCGGGCTCGGGGCGACCGGCGGTGCCGGCGGGTCCGCCGGGCTGTGGGGCAACGGCGGAAACGGCGGGACCGGCGGGCCCAACGCCGCCGGCGGTGCCGCCGGCCGGGGCGGATTGCTTTTCGGCGCAAGCGGTCTCGCCGGTGCGGCCGGCCCGACCGTTCCGGTGACCTCCGTGCCGCTGTCGTATCAGGGCGGGCGCCTGATCGCGGACGTCTCCATCGCCGGCGGCCCCAGCGTGCCGGTGATCGTCGACACCGGCTCGATGGGTCTCATCGTGCCGCCCCAGGATGTCAACGCCCAGAACCTGGGCGCGATCACCGGGTTCAGCAGCGTCACCTACGGGGAGCCCGGAAACTACCTGACCGAGTATTACGACACCTACAGCGCGCCAATCAATTTCGGTAACGGATACGTCACGGCGCCGACCACCGTTGCCGTTGTCACCTCGGTGGTCTCCAACGGCTACACCTATTCGGCGTCGCAGGCGCCCGCCATCCTGGGCGTCGGGGTGAACGCCGGAGGCCCGCTGGGCACGAGTCCGGTGACGGCGCTGCCCGGCAGCCTCGGCCGGGGCGTGCTGCTCGACGAACCCAGTGGAGTGATGGAGTTCGGGGCAAACCCGCTGCCGTCCTACGGCTCCGTGACCGGAGCGCCGGTGACCACCCTGGACGTGAAGATCAACGGCGGAACCATGCAGTCGACCGGTGACGCGTTCATCGATTCCGGCGGCCTGTACGGGGCCGTCCCGACAGCGCTCAACCCGCCCACCGACGCCTACGGGTACGTGCAGCCCGGAACCCAGATCTCGGTCTACAACACCGGTGGGACGCTGCTGTACAGCACGACGACCGCCTCCCAACAGATGTCCGTGGTGTCGAGCGCGGCCGGCGGCGACTTCAACACCGGCGTCACCCCCTTCCTCGAGGACCCGATCTACCTCTCCTACACCACCCCCGGCGGGTCGATATCCTTCGACACCTGA
- a CDS encoding CoA-acylating methylmalonate-semialdehyde dehydrogenase: MTTTIPHFIDGKRTTGQSTRTADVFNPSTGQVQARVAMAGKADVDAAVASAVEAQKGWAAWNPQRRARVMMKFIELVNDHMDELAELLSLEHGKTVPDARGDIQRGIEVIEFAIGIPHLLKGEYSEGAGPGIDVYSLRQPLGVVAGITPFNFPAMIPLWKAGPALACGNAFVLKPSERDPSVPVRLAELFLDAGLPPGVFQVAHGDKEAVDAILEHPDIKAVGFVGSSDIAQYIYAGAAAHGKRSQCFGGAKNHMIVMPDADLDQAVDALIGAGYGSAGERCMAISVAVPVGEQTAERLRARLVERINNLRVGHSLDPKADYGPLVTEAALARVRDYIDQGVTAGAEIVVDGRDRRSDDLTFGDANLEGGFFIGPTLFDHVTPDMSIYTDEIFGPVLCMVRAHDYEEALRLPSEHEYGNGVAIFTRDGDTARDFVSRVQVGMVGVNVPIPVPVAYHTFGGWKRSGFGDLNQHGPASIQFYTKVKTVTSRWPSGIKDGAEFVIPTMD; the protein is encoded by the coding sequence ATGACCACAACCATCCCCCACTTCATCGACGGGAAGCGCACCACCGGGCAGTCCACCCGCACCGCCGACGTCTTCAACCCCAGCACCGGACAGGTGCAGGCCCGGGTCGCGATGGCCGGCAAGGCCGACGTCGACGCCGCCGTGGCCTCGGCGGTCGAAGCCCAAAAGGGTTGGGCGGCATGGAATCCGCAGCGTCGCGCCCGCGTGATGATGAAGTTCATCGAGCTGGTCAACGACCACATGGACGAGCTCGCCGAGCTGCTGTCGCTCGAGCACGGCAAGACCGTGCCCGACGCGCGCGGTGACATCCAGCGCGGCATCGAGGTGATCGAGTTCGCGATCGGGATACCCCATCTGCTCAAGGGCGAGTACAGCGAGGGCGCCGGCCCGGGCATCGACGTCTACTCGCTGCGCCAGCCCCTGGGCGTGGTCGCGGGCATCACCCCGTTCAACTTCCCGGCGATGATCCCGCTGTGGAAGGCCGGCCCGGCGCTGGCCTGCGGAAATGCGTTCGTCCTCAAGCCCAGCGAGCGCGACCCGTCGGTTCCCGTGCGGTTGGCCGAGCTTTTTCTCGACGCCGGCCTGCCGCCCGGCGTGTTCCAGGTCGCCCACGGCGACAAGGAGGCCGTCGACGCGATCCTGGAACACCCCGACATCAAGGCGGTGGGCTTCGTCGGCAGCTCCGACATCGCCCAGTACATCTACGCCGGGGCGGCGGCCCACGGCAAGCGGTCGCAATGCTTCGGCGGCGCCAAAAACCACATGATCGTGATGCCCGACGCGGACCTCGACCAGGCCGTCGACGCGCTGATCGGCGCCGGCTACGGCAGTGCCGGCGAACGATGCATGGCCATCAGCGTCGCGGTGCCCGTCGGCGAACAGACCGCGGAACGGCTGCGCGCCAGGCTCGTCGAGCGGATCAACAACCTGCGCGTGGGACACAGCCTGGACCCCAAGGCCGACTACGGCCCACTTGTCACCGAGGCCGCGCTGGCGCGGGTGCGCGACTACATCGACCAGGGCGTGACCGCCGGCGCGGAGATCGTGGTCGACGGCCGCGACCGTCGCAGCGACGACCTGACGTTCGGTGACGCCAACCTCGAGGGCGGGTTCTTCATCGGGCCGACGCTGTTCGACCACGTCACCCCGGACATGTCGATCTATACCGACGAGATCTTCGGTCCGGTGCTGTGCATGGTGCGCGCGCACGACTACGAAGAAGCATTGCGGCTGCCTTCCGAGCACGAGTACGGCAACGGCGTGGCGATCTTCACCCGCGACGGCGACACCGCCCGCGACTTCGTCTCCCGCGTGCAAGTGGGCATGGTGGGGGTCAACGTGCCGATCCCGGTGCCGGTGGCCTACCACACCTTCGGCGGCTGGAAGCGCTCCGGCTTCGGCGACCTCAACCAGCACGGCCCGGCGTCGA
- a CDS encoding ABC transporter permease, with protein MNGQVGWVGLATSLSLVAVAAAVSLCQRLGLERQVLWAAARALVQLLLVGGALTLLFEPGRSLWWSWAWIAGMVAYAGDVARRRAPEVPRLAPLAIVAFTAAAAITLGVIFGLRVFPLQARTVVPIAGMMIGNSMTAMVLVARRLVDELRDKRDEVDARLALGQPSRQAAAPYLRIALRSAISPQIETTKATGLVFLPGAMTGLILAGVPPVQAVLVQAVVMFLILGSVAATTVVVALGLVRLVFTRDHRLLPLGRRP; from the coding sequence GTGAACGGGCAGGTCGGCTGGGTCGGGCTGGCGACGTCGCTGTCGCTGGTCGCCGTGGCGGCGGCGGTGTCGCTGTGTCAGCGACTCGGCCTGGAGCGGCAGGTGCTGTGGGCGGCGGCGCGCGCCCTGGTCCAGCTGCTGCTCGTGGGCGGCGCGCTGACGTTGCTGTTCGAGCCGGGCCGTTCGCTGTGGTGGTCGTGGGCGTGGATCGCGGGCATGGTCGCCTACGCCGGGGACGTCGCCCGCCGCCGCGCCCCGGAGGTACCTCGGTTGGCGCCACTGGCGATCGTCGCGTTCACCGCGGCCGCCGCGATCACGCTGGGGGTCATCTTCGGGCTACGGGTGTTCCCCCTGCAGGCGCGGACCGTGGTCCCGATCGCCGGGATGATGATCGGCAACTCGATGACGGCCATGGTGCTGGTCGCCCGGCGCCTGGTCGACGAGCTGCGCGACAAACGCGACGAGGTCGACGCCCGGCTCGCCCTCGGGCAACCGTCCCGGCAGGCCGCCGCACCGTACCTGCGCATCGCGTTGCGCTCGGCGATCAGCCCGCAGATCGAAACCACGAAAGCCACCGGGCTGGTTTTCCTGCCGGGCGCTATGACCGGGCTCATCCTGGCCGGGGTCCCGCCCGTGCAGGCCGTGCTCGTGCAGGCGGTGGTGATGTTCCTCATCTTGGGGTCGGTCGCGGCCACCACCGTCGTGGTCGCCCTCGGCCTGGTGCGCCTGGTGTTCACCCGCGACCACCGCCTGCTGCCGCTGGGTCGCCGCCCCTAA
- a CDS encoding ATP-binding cassette domain-containing protein: MVDQTPVFEFVDVVVERDGVRALDGFTAAVPGRGVTAIFGPSGAGKSTMLRLCNRLELPTGGRVLFCGNDIAELDPLALRRRVGMCFQRPTPFPGAVADNLRVADPGASDARICETLERVALTGPGTGSWLDRDAGALSGGEAQRMCLARTLMARPQVLLLDEPTSAVDAEAARVIERAVRDLADRDGIPAIWVTHDAAQAARAADRVLRIEAGRCLGLGPAKR; encoded by the coding sequence GTGGTGGACCAGACCCCGGTGTTCGAATTCGTCGACGTCGTCGTGGAGCGCGACGGGGTGCGGGCGCTGGACGGGTTCACCGCCGCGGTTCCCGGCCGGGGCGTGACGGCGATATTCGGCCCGTCCGGTGCGGGCAAGTCGACCATGCTGCGCCTGTGCAACCGGCTGGAGCTGCCGACCGGTGGACGAGTGTTGTTTTGCGGCAACGACATTGCCGAGCTCGACCCGTTGGCGTTGCGGCGCCGGGTGGGCATGTGCTTCCAACGTCCGACGCCGTTTCCCGGCGCCGTGGCCGACAACCTGCGGGTCGCCGACCCGGGCGCCTCCGACGCGCGGATATGCGAGACGCTGGAGCGCGTGGCGCTGACCGGCCCGGGGACCGGGTCGTGGCTGGACCGGGACGCCGGCGCGCTGTCGGGCGGGGAGGCGCAGCGCATGTGCCTGGCCCGCACCCTGATGGCGCGACCGCAGGTGCTGCTGCTCGACGAACCGACCTCCGCGGTGGACGCCGAGGCGGCGCGCGTGATCGAGCGCGCGGTGCGCGATCTGGCCGACCGCGACGGCATCCCGGCCATCTGGGTGACCCACGACGCCGCGCAGGCCGCGCGGGCCGCTGATCGGGTGCTGCGCATCGAGGCGGGCCGTTGCCTTGGCCTGGGACCGGCGAAGCGGTGA
- the rpmJ gene encoding 50S ribosomal protein L36, whose protein sequence is MKVNPSVKPICDKCRVIRRHGRVMVICSDPRHKQRQG, encoded by the coding sequence GTGAAGGTGAACCCGAGCGTGAAGCCCATCTGTGACAAGTGCAGGGTGATCCGCCGGCATGGGCGGGTCATGGTGATCTGCTCCGATCCTCGCCACAAGCAGCGGCAGGGCTAG